The following proteins are encoded in a genomic region of Haloarcula marina:
- the nadC gene encoding carboxylating nicotinate-nucleotide diphosphorylase: MITNADVERWLREDVGHHDVTNQVPGDTEGRLVAKESGVVAGLDAASAVFEYLDCDVTLETDDGDRIDAGDVVLRVAGPAREVLRGERVAVNVVGHASGIATETRAAVDAARTVDDAVRIAATRKTTPGLRGVEKRAVVAGGGDTHRLDLSHMVMVKDNHVAEMGLAGAIEHFRERASFATQLDVEVETPADAPRAAEAGADIVLLDNMSVAETERAVDLVAATDGETLTEASGGITVADVPDYAATGVDVISMGALTHSAPTLDLSFRTG, from the coding sequence ATGATTACGAACGCCGACGTGGAACGATGGCTCCGCGAGGACGTGGGCCACCACGACGTGACGAATCAGGTCCCCGGCGACACCGAGGGTCGACTCGTGGCCAAGGAGTCCGGCGTGGTCGCTGGCCTCGACGCCGCCAGTGCCGTCTTCGAGTATCTGGATTGCGATGTGACCCTCGAAACAGACGACGGCGACCGAATCGACGCCGGAGATGTGGTCCTCCGGGTCGCGGGACCGGCCCGCGAGGTCCTGCGCGGAGAGCGGGTCGCGGTCAACGTCGTCGGCCACGCGTCGGGCATCGCCACGGAGACGCGGGCGGCCGTCGACGCGGCCCGAACCGTCGACGACGCGGTGCGTATCGCGGCGACCCGCAAGACGACGCCCGGCCTGCGCGGCGTGGAGAAGCGCGCCGTCGTTGCGGGCGGCGGCGACACCCACCGACTGGACCTCTCGCACATGGTGATGGTCAAGGACAACCACGTCGCCGAGATGGGACTGGCGGGCGCTATCGAGCACTTCCGCGAGCGCGCGTCGTTCGCCACGCAACTCGACGTGGAAGTCGAGACGCCCGCGGACGCGCCGCGGGCCGCCGAGGCCGGGGCGGACATCGTCCTGCTGGACAACATGAGCGTCGCTGAAACCGAACGTGCCGTCGACCTCGTGGCGGCGACGGACGGCGAGACACTCACCGAGGCCAGCGGCGGCATCACCGTCGCCGACGTGCCCGACTACGCCGCGACGGGCGTCGACGTGATTTCCATGGGGGCGCTGACCCACTCCGCGCCGACGCTGGACCTCTCCTTCCGGACCGGATAG
- a CDS encoding sodium:calcium antiporter, which yields MVVFDVLFVGVAVVALWFGADQFVTGAARLARRLGVPGLVVGLTVVAFGTSAPEFAVTLDAALAGQTDISVANVVGSNVLNLGFILGGVALVRALTASTALLRRDTVVLVLSSLVLVALVSDGRLTRLEGGLLFGALLVYLGVLARVGGGSVEPDTDQRFHWPDVGRLVGGLALVVGGGHLLVVSAVDIAQVVGVSEWVIGLTVVAAGTSLPEFATSMAAATQGRTGISAGNLVGSCIFNVLGVLGLAAVVHPLPVAPVGIEGATWLLGTTVLVLVLFYTEEVLSRLEGGLLVVLNAANWVVNLL from the coding sequence ATGGTCGTCTTCGACGTGTTGTTCGTCGGCGTCGCCGTCGTCGCCCTCTGGTTCGGGGCCGACCAGTTCGTTACGGGAGCGGCCCGTCTCGCTCGCCGACTCGGCGTCCCGGGGCTGGTCGTCGGCCTCACCGTGGTCGCCTTCGGCACGTCCGCCCCCGAGTTCGCGGTGACGCTGGACGCCGCGCTGGCCGGGCAGACGGACATCTCCGTCGCGAACGTCGTCGGGTCGAACGTCCTCAACCTCGGGTTCATCCTCGGCGGCGTGGCCCTCGTTCGGGCGCTGACGGCGTCGACGGCGCTGCTCCGCCGCGACACCGTCGTCCTCGTCCTCTCGTCGCTCGTCCTCGTAGCGCTCGTCTCCGACGGCCGTCTCACGCGCCTCGAAGGCGGCCTGCTGTTCGGAGCGCTCCTCGTCTATCTCGGCGTCCTCGCTCGCGTCGGCGGCGGAAGCGTCGAACCGGACACCGACCAGCGGTTCCACTGGCCGGACGTGGGTCGCCTCGTCGGCGGCCTCGCACTGGTCGTCGGCGGCGGCCACCTGTTGGTCGTCTCGGCCGTCGACATCGCGCAAGTCGTCGGCGTCTCCGAGTGGGTCATCGGCCTCACCGTCGTCGCCGCGGGCACCTCGCTCCCGGAGTTCGCCACGTCGATGGCGGCGGCCACGCAGGGGCGGACGGGCATCTCCGCGGGGAACCTCGTCGGCAGTTGTATCTTCAACGTTCTGGGCGTCCTCGGACTGGCCGCGGTGGTTCACCCCCTCCCGGTCGCGCCCGTCGGTATCGAGGGAGCGACGTGGCTCCTCGGGACGACGGTGCTGGTGCTCGTCCTCTTTTATACGGAAGAAGTGCTGTCGCGGCTGGAAGGCGGTCTGTTGGTCGTCCTCAACGCCGCGAACTGGGTCGTGAACCTGCTATGA
- the gpmI gene encoding 2,3-bisphosphoglycerate-independent phosphoglycerate mutase, with amino-acid sequence MQVGLVILDGWGLNPDDDVRDAVAAADTPNFDRYWDAGAHSTLETHGRRVGLPEGQMGNSEVGHLNIGAGRVVKQDSARVSDSIARSRGEVAADETAEDPPFFENERVLSAFEYAEDHGGRVHFMGLVSDGGVHSYQDHLHALIELADERDADAVTHAFTDGRDTSPKGGEGYLAELEAHADDHGTGRVATVTGRYYAMDRDQNWDRTRRAYDAIVNREADHTAASAVAAATESYERGDTDEFVEPTLVEGGAALEDGDAVVFFNFRSDRARQLTRMLADIRPEDWGADTEPPATRVVTMTQYDATFDLPIAFPPNQPQDVLGEVLADAGKTQLRLAETEKYAHVTYFLNGGREVEFDGEVRHIVESPDVPTYDLQPEMSAPEVTDTAIGVIESEDPDAMVLNYANPDMVGHTGDFEAAVEAVEAVDEQLGRLAAAIQAAGGHLLVCADHGNADNMGTESDPHTAHTTNPVPFIYVSPDGTAGGKTARDGGTLADLAPTMLALMGVERPDAMTGTPLVE; translated from the coding sequence ATGCAAGTCGGGCTCGTAATCCTCGACGGCTGGGGCCTGAACCCGGACGACGACGTTCGGGACGCGGTGGCCGCCGCCGACACGCCGAACTTCGACCGGTACTGGGACGCAGGCGCACACTCGACGCTGGAGACGCACGGCCGCCGCGTCGGCCTCCCGGAGGGCCAGATGGGCAACTCCGAGGTCGGCCACCTCAACATCGGGGCCGGACGCGTCGTCAAGCAGGACTCCGCCCGCGTCAGCGACAGCATCGCTCGCTCGCGTGGCGAGGTCGCGGCCGACGAGACGGCCGAGGACCCGCCCTTCTTCGAGAACGAGCGGGTTCTGTCGGCCTTCGAGTACGCCGAGGACCACGGCGGCCGCGTCCACTTCATGGGACTGGTCTCGGACGGCGGCGTCCACTCCTATCAGGACCACCTCCACGCGCTCATCGAACTCGCCGACGAGCGAGACGCCGACGCCGTGACCCACGCCTTCACCGACGGCCGCGACACCTCGCCGAAAGGCGGCGAGGGCTACCTCGCAGAACTGGAAGCACACGCCGACGACCACGGGACCGGACGGGTCGCCACCGTAACCGGCCGCTACTACGCGATGGACCGCGACCAGAACTGGGACCGGACACGCCGGGCCTACGACGCCATCGTGAACCGCGAGGCCGACCACACCGCCGCGTCGGCCGTCGCCGCCGCCACCGAGTCCTACGAGCGCGGGGACACCGACGAGTTCGTCGAACCGACGCTCGTCGAGGGCGGGGCCGCCCTCGAAGACGGGGATGCGGTCGTCTTCTTCAACTTCCGGTCGGACCGCGCCCGCCAACTCACGCGGATGCTCGCCGACATCCGGCCGGAGGACTGGGGGGCCGACACCGAACCGCCGGCGACACGGGTCGTCACCATGACCCAGTACGACGCCACGTTCGACCTCCCCATCGCGTTCCCGCCGAACCAACCGCAAGACGTGCTGGGCGAGGTGCTGGCCGACGCCGGGAAGACTCAACTCCGACTCGCCGAGACGGAGAAGTACGCCCACGTCACCTACTTCCTCAACGGCGGCCGCGAGGTGGAGTTCGACGGCGAGGTTCGACACATCGTCGAGAGTCCCGACGTGCCCACCTACGACCTGCAACCCGAGATGAGTGCCCCCGAGGTGACCGACACCGCCATCGGGGTCATCGAGAGCGAGGACCCCGACGCGATGGTGCTCAACTACGCGAACCCGGACATGGTGGGCCACACCGGCGACTTCGAGGCGGCCGTCGAGGCCGTCGAAGCCGTCGACGAGCAGTTGGGGCGACTCGCCGCGGCGATTCAGGCCGCTGGCGGGCACCTCCTCGTCTGTGCCGACCACGGCAACGCCGACAACATGGGGACCGAATCCGACCCCCACACGGCCCACACGACCAATCCCGTCCCGTTCATCTACGTCTCACCGGACGGGACTGCGGGCGGCAAGACGGCCCGCGACGGCGGGACGCTGGCCGACCTCGCGCCGACGATGCTCGCGCTCATGGGCGTCGAGCGACCCGACGCGATGACCGGCACGCCGCTGGTCGAGTAG
- a CDS encoding RNA 2'-phosphotransferase has protein sequence MPDAVRICEDHGFFEGEACPACASGGRPVLSGDRRRRLSKFVSGALRHFPADAGIRLDDAGWTPFDSLVAAVERKYGWADRESLAAVVATDPKGRFERTGGDGDADRVRAAYGHSVDVTLDAGDDPVPGTLYHGTAPRNVDAILTEGLKPMGRQQVHLSGDVETAREVGARHASDPVVLVVDAAAMEADAHDVTRRGRATFTTDFVPPRYLSRLDGA, from the coding sequence ATGCCCGACGCCGTCCGAATCTGCGAGGACCACGGTTTCTTCGAGGGCGAGGCCTGTCCCGCCTGTGCGTCAGGGGGCCGCCCCGTCCTCTCGGGTGACCGACGGCGACGCCTCTCGAAGTTCGTCTCGGGCGCGCTCCGACACTTCCCCGCCGACGCCGGGATAAGACTCGACGACGCCGGATGGACGCCGTTCGACTCGCTGGTCGCCGCCGTCGAGCGAAAGTACGGCTGGGCCGACCGCGAGTCGCTGGCGGCGGTGGTCGCCACGGACCCGAAAGGGCGGTTCGAGCGGACCGGCGGCGACGGCGACGCCGACCGGGTTCGCGCGGCCTACGGCCACTCTGTCGACGTGACCCTCGACGCTGGCGACGACCCGGTGCCCGGGACGCTGTATCACGGCACCGCGCCGCGGAACGTCGACGCGATTCTCACGGAGGGCTTGAAACCGATGGGTCGCCAGCAGGTCCACCTCTCCGGTGACGTGGAGACGGCCCGCGAAGTCGGCGCGCGCCACGCCAGCGACCCGGTCGTGCTGGTGGTCGACGCCGCCGCGATGGAGGCCGACGCTCACGACGTGACCCGACGCGGACGGGCGACGTTCACAACCGATTTCGTCCCGCCGCGGTACCTCTCGCGGTTGGACGGGGCGTAG
- a CDS encoding DNA double-strand break repair nuclease NurA, whose product MTLDPVHVDGIASLARQVRQTVETSDQGAAAETVWANFLDPLYDTHGGELLAPMGEQRRRMVDIEDAALTEPPYPTQHGLDSGTINPTTFKNGLVIDVAQAAMSATPSDVELHRGRTIIMAVHSNDATIAFDGDWQGLDHGYGRRRVLDAPKVDRFEQRVVHALALYLAESEHALLNADTVEDLFILDGPLYPTGLLRWADRDTELAELLDESDEPKTVVGNYVELVERFVDRDVPLVGFIKNSSTKALTRGVRKRTNAPWVNDTAFFRRVLERRDEDGELLTDALTCTNWFRSRAGTDGVMAADGDALGIERSLDPELYEVTFFVCYDPRSDLVFRVEAPYAFTSDEERRERLTRQILHDVAARKGPPLAVAKADELASIDREGGERLTRRIEQAFDTDREKEYNDTRWGAADEVF is encoded by the coding sequence ATGACGCTGGACCCGGTACACGTCGACGGCATCGCGAGCCTCGCCAGACAGGTTCGCCAGACCGTCGAGACGAGTGACCAGGGGGCCGCCGCCGAGACGGTGTGGGCGAACTTTCTGGACCCGCTCTACGACACGCACGGGGGTGAGCTACTGGCACCGATGGGCGAGCAACGCCGCCGGATGGTCGACATCGAGGATGCCGCGCTCACGGAGCCGCCCTACCCCACGCAACACGGCCTCGACTCGGGGACCATCAACCCGACGACGTTCAAGAACGGCCTCGTCATCGACGTGGCCCAGGCGGCGATGAGCGCGACGCCGTCGGACGTGGAACTGCACCGCGGTCGGACCATCATCATGGCCGTCCACTCCAACGACGCGACCATCGCGTTCGACGGCGACTGGCAGGGCCTCGACCACGGCTACGGCCGCCGCCGGGTGCTCGACGCCCCGAAGGTCGACCGCTTCGAGCAACGGGTCGTCCACGCGCTGGCCCTCTACCTCGCCGAGAGCGAACACGCGCTGTTGAACGCCGACACCGTCGAGGACCTGTTCATCTTGGACGGGCCGCTCTATCCGACGGGCCTGTTGCGGTGGGCCGACCGCGACACCGAACTGGCCGAACTGCTGGACGAGAGCGACGAACCGAAAACCGTCGTCGGCAACTACGTCGAACTCGTCGAGCGGTTCGTCGACCGGGACGTGCCGCTGGTCGGGTTCATCAAGAACTCCTCGACGAAGGCGCTGACCCGCGGGGTCCGCAAGCGGACGAACGCGCCGTGGGTCAACGACACCGCGTTCTTCCGCCGCGTACTGGAGCGACGCGACGAGGACGGGGAACTCCTGACGGACGCGCTCACCTGCACGAACTGGTTCCGCTCGCGGGCCGGAACCGACGGCGTGATGGCCGCCGACGGCGACGCCCTCGGCATCGAGCGCTCGCTGGACCCCGAACTGTACGAGGTCACCTTCTTCGTCTGTTACGACCCCCGGAGCGACCTCGTCTTCCGCGTGGAAGCGCCCTACGCGTTCACGAGTGACGAGGAGCGCCGAGAACGACTCACGCGGCAGATTCTCCACGACGTGGCCGCCCGGAAGGGGCCGCCGCTGGCCGTCGCGAAGGCCGACGAACTCGCCAGCATCGACCGCGAGGGCGGCGAACGACTCACTCGCCGCATCGAACAGGCGTTCGACACCGACCGGGAGAAAGAGTACAACGACACCCGCTGGGGCGCGGCCGATGAAGTGTTCTGA
- a CDS encoding DUF7522 family protein: MTRNILSEDLADSIVTTARTATGDSLRSVTYFTRANFEQLYLREDLEQDADLNTFVGHEWQGYKQTKNAYQESELGDYKFTVRAFENGYLLRVTTERQGILITTDGLSMSSYEEIAEAIERLLREESGKE; the protein is encoded by the coding sequence ATGACACGAAACATCCTCTCGGAGGACCTCGCCGACAGCATCGTCACGACGGCGCGGACGGCGACCGGGGATTCCCTGCGGTCGGTCACGTACTTCACGCGGGCGAACTTCGAGCAGTTGTACCTCCGCGAGGACTTAGAACAGGACGCCGACCTGAACACCTTCGTCGGCCACGAGTGGCAGGGCTACAAACAGACGAAGAACGCGTATCAGGAGTCCGAACTCGGCGACTACAAGTTCACGGTTCGGGCCTTCGAGAACGGCTATCTCCTCCGGGTCACGACGGAGCGCCAGGGTATCCTCATCACCACCGACGGCCTCTCGATGAGCTCGTACGAGGAAATCGCCGAGGCCATCGAACGCCTCCTCCGCGAGGAGTCGGGCAAAGAGTAA